A window from Kovacikia minuta CCNUW1 encodes these proteins:
- a CDS encoding DUF305 domain-containing protein, translating into MKSLNLKAKFLGLAMAIAASSHVLAGCSTPPQTQAQAPTPTATNAGDRQPTGNTTGGMHHDGMKPGGMMDHSTMELGPADAEFDLRFIDSMIPHHEGAVVMAQEVVQKSQRPELKKLAQNIIQAQAKEINQMKQWRSAWYPKAPSTPVAWHAQMGHSMAMSEDHMKAMRMDMDLGTADANFDQRFIDAMIPHHEGAVVMANDALQKSKRPEILQLAKNIIASQQTEIKQMQQWRNSWYGK; encoded by the coding sequence ATGAAATCACTCAACTTAAAGGCTAAATTTTTAGGTTTGGCAATGGCGATCGCGGCTTCTAGTCACGTTCTGGCTGGCTGCTCCACTCCTCCCCAAACCCAGGCTCAAGCCCCTACCCCCACAGCCACCAATGCGGGCGATCGTCAACCAACAGGTAACACGACGGGTGGAATGCATCACGACGGTATGAAACCCGGTGGCATGATGGATCACAGCACGATGGAGCTAGGTCCAGCGGATGCTGAATTTGATCTGCGATTTATCGATAGCATGATTCCACACCATGAAGGTGCAGTCGTCATGGCACAGGAAGTGGTGCAAAAATCCCAGCGTCCCGAACTCAAAAAACTTGCTCAAAACATCATTCAGGCACAGGCAAAAGAAATTAATCAAATGAAGCAGTGGCGGAGTGCCTGGTATCCCAAAGCCCCCAGTACCCCTGTTGCATGGCATGCCCAAATGGGTCATTCTATGGCAATGTCTGAAGACCACATGAAAGCAATGCGGATGGATATGGATTTGGGTACGGCAGATGCCAATTTTGATCAGCGCTTTATTGATGCCATGATCCCCCATCACGAAGGTGCAGTTGTGATGGCAAATGATGCGCTGCAAAAGTCAAAACGTCCTGAGATCTTGCAGTTAGCAAAAAATATTATTGCTTCTCAACAAACCGAGATCAAACAGATGCAGCAGTGGCGGAATAGCTGGTACGGCAAATAG
- a CDS encoding heavy-metal-associated domain-containing protein, with translation MTLQLKVPNMACSACSDTITKAIKAIDPAATVQADPKTKRVEVDTQASETIIRDAITTAGYTVSD, from the coding sequence ATGACTTTGCAACTTAAAGTTCCCAATATGGCGTGTTCGGCTTGCAGTGACACGATTACAAAAGCAATTAAGGCGATCGATCCGGCGGCAACCGTACAGGCAGACCCCAAAACGAAGCGCGTTGAAGTGGACACCCAGGCATCGGAAACGATCATTCGAGATGCCATCACCACCGCTGGCTATACGGTTTCTGACTAG